CTATATCACACGTTTCTTTACGTAAATACCTGCGTTTTTTTGAGGAAGAAAAATTAATCGAAACACAATTAATTTACCAAGTTTTAGGTCGACCTTTACAAAAATATAAAGCTACAATGGATGCGCCTCTTTTTTTAGAAGCTGGTTTCATTTAATTAAATAAACTAGACGTAACCTCTAGTTTAATGAATAATGTAGTAAACGCTTTCAAAAAAAGAAAAAGAGGTGGATATGATGAAGCAAGACTTTGTCCTTGTTTGGAACAGAATGTGGCAGCAGCATAAGAAAACAAAAGATGCGCTTAATGTGTTTGCTTATACTAAAAAAGACAGCCAAGCCTTAAAAAAGGAGTCAGGTGATTATAAACAACTGAATCAAAAAGAGGCTAAACCGCATAAAGCAAATGAGAAAAAACCTTACTCAAAAGGTCAACAGGTCGGATTAATATTAGGACCAATGTTGTTTGTGCTAACACTAATTTTCTTCTATCCAGAAGGTCTATCAACAGAAGGAAGGTTTGTATTAGCTTCTACTTTATGGATTGCTACTTGGTGGATTACTGAAGCAATTCCGATTCCGGTGACGTCCTTAATGCCCCTTATTTTATTGCCACTGACAGGTAGTATGGAAGGTTCTGAGGTTGCTTCTGCTTACGGAAATGACATTATTTTCTTATTTTTAGGTGGTTTCTTTATTGCAACAGCCATGGAAAAATGGGATTTACATAGAAGAATCGCCCTGTTTATCATTGCTGTTATCGGAACGAGTACACAACGGATTTTACTCGGATTCATGTCTGCTACTGCCTTTTTATCGATGTGGGTTTCTAATACAGCGGCGGTAATGATGATGATTCCAATGGCTCTTGCAATAACTGCACAAGTAGCTGCTACACTCAAAGGTCAAAAAGATGGATCAGATTTGCCGAAATTTGAAAAGTCAATGCTCTTTGGAGTTGGTTATGCTGGGACGATTGGCGGCTTTGCGACCTTAATCGGGACACCTCCAACTATAATACTTGCCGGACAGGTGAGAGAACTCTTTGGTATCGAAATTTCCTTTGCATCATGGATGTTGTTTGCAGCACCACTCATGATTATAGTCCTGCTTAGTACTTGGTATTATTTAGCGAAAATTGCTTTTAAGATTAATCTTAAACACATACCGGGCGGAAAAGAACTAATCCAAGATGAGAGAAAGAAGCTTGGACAAATTTCCTATGAAGAAGGCGTTGTTTCAGCTGTCTTTGTTTTTGCCGCTTTTATGTGGATTTCAAAAGATTTTTTCTGGAGTGGAGAAGGTGCACTGATTTACCAATTGCCAGGAATTTCAGATGGGATGATTGCTATGATGGCAACTATTCTATTATTCTTAATCCCTGCGAAAGCGAGTCCGCGTGTACTCGAGTGGGCTGATTCGAAAGACATTCCTTGGGGTGTGTTGCTATTATTTGGTGGGGGGCTTGCAATTGCAGCAGGTTTCCAATCAAGTGGCTTATCCGGCTGGTTAGGGGAACAGCTTACAATACTTGATGGTCTCCATATCTTTTTCATTATTGCTGGTGCAACTATCTTAATTATGATGTTAACCGAAATTACATCTAATACTGCAACAGCCACTATGATCATGCCAATTTTAGGTGCTTTAGCTGTGGCAATTGATGTTCACCCGATTGCTTTAATGGCACCTTGTGCGATTGCGGCGAACTGTGCATTTATGCTGCCTGTTGGAACGCCTCCAAATGCGATTATATTTGGTACAGGGAAATTGAAAATCATTGAAATGGTAAAAACCGGATTCTCCTTAAATGTGTTTTCAACGTTGCTCATCGTTTTATTTGCATATTACATGTTACCACTTGTGTTTGGCATTGATTTGACATCCTTCCCAGAAGGATTATTAAAATAAAGTAATGATACTGGTTAATTTTGAAATGGGTAAAAATCCTTCTAAGACAGTAAAATCTTAGAAGGATTTCTTTATGTATTTAAATCAGTTTTAGAACTATATAAATACTGGCTATGCACTTTTTATAATTGATTCTATGTATATTTTCACTCAAAATAGCTGAAATTATAACTGCGTAATTTTAAATGAGTGGGTGCCTAGATGAAAAAGTTTATTTTGGCTGTCGTGCTTCTCCATGTAATTGCTTCAACAGCAAATATTCATGCAATCACTGCGGAAGAAATAGAGCGTGAGAATCATAATCAGGAATCATATCATAATTGGGTAGAGTATAGTACAGACACAACAGTACTTAAAGTAGATTCCCATGAGGGTTCATATATGAAAAACCTACTTAGATATTCATATGTGTGTGATATTTCCCATAAAATAAAAACAGTTGTTTATTACTGTGATGAGCATGATCATACGAAATCCGAAACATTTTTGGAAGAAGTAATACATAGTGAGGGGCATAGACATTGAACGGTATACTCGCCACTAAAAAAGCATGCCTATATTAAAATGGCATGCTTTTTCTAGTGATTACTGGTTTGTAAGCAAATGGTTTTGTCTTCCTCGATGTGAGTTCAGCAGCCTGTCGCCTTTTCGAAATAAATTATCTCTTAAGGTAGTTCCTTTATATTTAGTTTGGACGAGCCCTCTTTCCTGTAAAACTGGTACAACAAGATCGACAAAATCTATAAATGACCCTGGAGTAAGTGCATAAGCAATGTTAAATCCGTCTACACCGGCTTCGTTTATCCAGCGCTCCATCTCATCAGCAACCTGTTCAGGGGTGCCGATTGCAGTTGCACCCATCCCACCGATGCCGATGCTCTGGATAACATCTTCTACTGTGGAAGGTCGATCAGGATGAATTCTTGTGAAATTTTCCAGAGCCGAGCGAATCGAATCATTTTCAATATAACTGATTTTCTGGTCTTTTTCATATGTGGATAAATCGACACCAGTCCACCCGCCGAATAGCGCTAATGCACCTTCTGCACTTATATATTGTTGATAGTCATTGTATTTTTCTTTAGCCTCTGCCTCCGTTTTTCCAACAATTGGTACAAACATTGTCAGAATTTTAACTTCATCTTTTGACCTTCCTGCCTGCTCGATATCTTTGCGCAATTTATCTACGGTTGCTTTTGCTGTTTCAATCGTTGGAGCACCAATGAAAACAAGCTCTGCATTGTTTGCAGCAAATGCGCTCCCTTTTTTGGATGCACCAGCTTGGTAAAGAACAGGGGTGCGCTGTGGGGAAGGCTCACATAGGTGTGCACCAGGGACTTTGAAATATTTCCCAGTATGATTAATATTATGAACTTTATTTGGGTCTGTATAAATACGGTTTTCTTTATCAAGTTTTACCGCATCATCTTCCCAGCTTTCTTCCCAAAGCTTATAACACACTTCCAAATATTCATCAGCAATGTTATAGCGTTCATCATGATTAATCTGATCTTCCAATCCCATATTAATGGCAGCGCTTTTTAGGTAAGAGGTAACAATATTCCAGCCGATACGTCCATTTGTTAGATGGTCCAATGTACTGATTTTACGTGCAAACGTATATGGGTGCTCATGTGTAACAGAGGCAGTTATTCCAAAACCAAGATGCTTTGTAACTGCTGCCATATAAGGAACGATTAAAAATGGATCATTAACTGGAGATTGGACCCCATTTTTTACTGCAGCATCACGGGAATTGCCATATACATCATACGTTCCTAGGACGTCTGCGATAAATACCGCGTCGAATCGTCCTTTTTCTAATGTTTTTGCAAGATTAGTCCAATACTCACTATCCTTGTAACGATGGGATTGATCATCAGGGTGTGCCCATAATCCTGGTGATTGATGTCCAGGAGTATTCATATCAAAGGCGTTTAAAAAAATACGTTTAGCAGTCATATTAGTTCTCCTTTTATAATTTTTTAACAACCCTAGTACGTGACAGCTTCTCTTGCAGCTGAATTATTTATAAGCTGGATAAAGTAATAAAGCTGCTTCTTTGTTCGTTGCAAAATATCATCATCAATTATTGGAAGAGATTTCTGCTTATCAATTTGTCTGTCCAGCAGGTAAAGACCTTTTAAATTATGCGCTTTTAGTGTAGCGAGAACTGGCTTTAAGGTATATTCTACAGCGAGTAAATGGGAAGGACTTCCGCCTGTCATAAGCGGAAGTACTGGCTTATGCTTCAGAATGTCCTGCGGCAGTATGTCAATTAACGCTTTCAGCACACCGGAATACGCACCTTTATACACTGGAGATCCAACGATAAGTCCTTTGGCATTCTGGATTTTGGCTGCAATTTCTTTAACAGATGAACTATTGAAATTCCCTTGAAATAAATCTTCATATGGTACGTCTTTTACGGAAATGTGGGTTACTGAAAATTGCTCGCTTTCTAATAAAGCACCTAAATATTTGAGCACCTGTTCAGACCTCGAAAATTCAGATGGACTACCAGACAGGACAATAATTTCACTCATGTAAACATTCTCCTTTTGCTTTTTATTTGAACTATGCGAAACACCTGTAATATCGTACTTAAAAGAAACTGCGGATTATCTTCTCGATCGTTTTCTTCAAGTATGTGCAATAATTGCTGTCAAGGATTGCACATTAGTTTGCAGTTAATATTTAATTAGTACATACCAAATTTTTAATACGGCCAAAAAACCCCCTTTTCTTCTAAAAAGAGAAAAGAGGGTATACTACATCATTTATCAGCTCTTATCTCTCAAGAAAAAATCTCGCTGGAATTAGCACCTTTCTAATAATAATTAGGGGTTGCTGAAGCATCATAGGGCCAGTTCCCTCAGCTTCTCTTGATAAGAATTTTTAATTGTTGGATATATTCTAATATATCAAATCATATAAGTCAACTAAGAATTATAAGAATTAATTGATTGACATTTCGTAAGTTTTATATTATTATTCAACCAACAACTTTATTATTTGATTTATCTTATCACGAGAGGTGGAGGGACATGGCCCAAGGAAGCCTCGGCAACAGGTTCTTATAAGAATACTGTGCTAATTCCATCAAGCAGACTGCTTGAAAGATAAGAAAGAGCATACATAGATAACATGTAAAACCTCTATTCTTATCTTAGAATAGAGGTTTTTTTGCTGAACAGAGATAAGGGGGAGATGGAAAAATGAAATATGGATTTTGGTTACCGATTTTTGGCGGATGGCTAAGAAATGTAGAAGATGAAAACATGCCACCGACATATGGTTATGCCAAGGAAGTCATTCAGCATGCTGAAAAGTTAGGCTATGATACAACATTAATTGCTGAACTATATTTGAATGATATTAAAGGGATTGAAGCTGATTCAATTGAAGCATGGACGACAGCGGCCGCACTAGCAGCAGTTACCGATAAAATTGAAATTATGACCGCGGTCCGTCCAGTATTTCATAACCCGGCAGTAACGGCAAAAATGGCTGCAAACATTGACCGTATCAGCAATGGCCGTTTCACTTTAAATGTTGTCTCTGGCTGGTGGGAGGAAGAGGCAAAGCAATATGGCGGAGAATTTACAGAACATAATGATCGCTATAATCGTACAAGTGAGTTTTTAGAGGTTTTAAAAGGACTATGGACAACAGAAGACACATTTTCTTATGATGGAAAGTTTTATAACATTGCAAATACGAATTTATCACCAAAGCCAATTCAGCGGCCGAATCCTATTTTATATGCTGGTGGTGAGAGTGAAAAAGGAAAGCAGGTTATTACTTCCTATTGTGATGCATATGTGATGCATGGCGGTACAGTGGAAGAAGTTAAGACTAAAATTGAAGATATGAAGGAACGCAGAAAGAAGGCTGAAAAAGAAGCATTGCAATCATTTAGTATGGCTGCCTATGTCATTTGCAGAGATACGGAGGAAGAGGCACAGGAAGAATTAAAACGCATTACGACAGTTAAAGATGCAGCTGGTTATGCAGGAATGAAGGATTTTACTGCGAAGTCAGAGCTTGAACAACAGCTGAAATTGCAAGATTATTCAGTGTCAAACCGAGGCTTGCGACCAAACCTTGTTGGAACACCGGAACAAATTGCCAAGCGAATTTTAGCTTATGAAGAGGCTGGAGTAGATCAACTATTATTACAATGCTCGCCACAGCTTGAAGAGCTGGAGCGCTTTGCAAATCAAGTGATGCCAAAGGTTGAGGAAATACGAAAATCATTAACGAGTATTTAAGTTAGGGGAGAATAAAAATGAGTAAAATATATGTCATCCATGAAAATAATGAGTGGACTGAACATCTGCTGAAACGATTAGAAGAGCTTAATTTGCCTTTTGAAGATTGGTTGCTTGATAGCGGTAAGATTGATTTGAGCACAGCACCTCCAGAAGGGATTTTTTACAATCGAATGAGTGCTTCGTCACACACACGTGGAAATCGGTTTGCACCAGAATTAACGAATGCTGTTCTTGCATGGTTAGAGCATCATGGAAGAACAGTAATCAATGGAAGCCGTGCATTGCAGCTTGAAGTAAGCAAGGTTTTGCAATACCTTGAGCTTGAAAAGTATGGAGTTAAGACACCGAAAACAATTGCTGCTGTTGGAAGAGAGAATATTTTACAAGCAGCACAGGCATTTGAAGGGAAGAAATTTATAACGAAGCATAATCGTGCTGGAAAAGGACTGGGTGTTCAATTATTTAATTCTATAAGCGCACTGGAAAAATATGTGGATGGAGATACGTTTGAAGAGCCTGTTGATGGTGTTACATTACTTCAGGAGTATATCGAATCTCCTGAGTCCTATATTACACGATGTGAGTTTGTTAATGGGAAATTCCTTTATGCTGTGCGTGTGGATACATCGGAGGGCTTTGAATTATGTCCTGCAGATGCGTGTGCAATCGACGATCTTTTTTGTCCGGTTGGTGAGGAAAGTGAACAGCCGGCTAAATTTCAAGTTCGCGAAGGCTTTGATCATCCGGTACTAAAAAAATATGAACGTGTACTGGCAGCAAATAATATTCGTGTTGCAGGAATCGAATTTATTGAGGATAAGGATGGAAATATTTATACGTACGATATTAACACGAATACGAACTACAATAGTGATGCTGAAGCGAAAAGCGGCAAATACGGCATGCTGGAAGTAGCGAAGTTTTTAGGTGAAGAATTGGAGAAATTGGGAGAACCTGTCCGTAGTTAACCGTAGAAGAAATTAGGTTGAGTATTAGGATTGAGATTCAAGCGAAAATTTTATATCAACCATGGCTTATTAATGTGCAAAACCCAGTAAGCTAAATGCTTGGATAATAGTCTAGTGAAGGAATTAGTAATTTAATAGACCCCTTCTTAATGGAAGTGGGTCTGTTGTTGAGACGAAAACTTAGGGGAGTCTTATCATTTAAACCGAGTTTTTACATATGATTTATATGTTATTGGTTAAACATTTGCATAACAGTGGATTTTTAATAAAAGGAGTTAGGGATAATGTCAAATGAGTCATATGATCATCTTAAATTTAATACAATTGCCCAGCATGGAGGACAGTCGATTGATACACATTCAAAAGCAAGAGCAGTACCAATTTACCAAACAACATCCTATGGGTTTGAAAATATAGATCATGCTGCATCTCTTTTTCAAATGCAAGAGGAAGGATATATCTACTCGCGTAACGCCAATCCAACAAATCGTGTTTTAGAAAAGCGGATGGCAGAGCTAGAGGGAGGTGCAGATGCATTCGCCGTTTCATCTGGGCAATCTGCTATAACGATCGCGTTATTGACTCTGGCAAAGATAGGTGATGAAATCATTACGACAAATGCGTTGTACGGCGGAACGTATACACTATTTGCCGAGACATTTAAGCGCTTTGGTGTAACTGTTCGATTCGTAGATGGAAGAAATTTATCAGAAGTAACCAAGGCAATTAATGAAAAAACGAAGGCGATTTACACAGAAACAATCGGAAATCCTGGATTACAAATTGCTGATATTAAAGCTGTAAGCAAAGTGGCTCATGACCATGGATTACCATTAATAGTTGATTCTACCTTTACGACTCCATATCTTCAACAACCAATAGCATTTGGTGCAGATATTGTTGTTCATTCAACAACGAAATTTATTGGTGGTCATGGGACATCGATTGGTGGAATTATTGTAGACGCTGGAAAGTTTGACTGGGCTAATGGACGTTTTCCAGAATTCACAATACCTGTACCAGCTCTAAATCATCGGTCTTACCTTGAATTAAATACTGAAAGTGCATTTATTGCGAAAGCAAGATTTGATCTTGGGCAAAATTTAGGTATGAGTTTATCGCCATTTAATGGTTGGCTATTTATTCAAGGACTTGAATCACTACCACTCCGAATGAAACAGCATGTCGAAAATGCAAAGCAGATTGCTGGTTTCTTAGATGAGCATGAATTAGTAACATGGGTAAACTATCCAGGTTTAGTAGGGAATGAGCAGTATGAACTGGCTAATACTTATCTGCCAAGGGGAGCAGGATCAATCTTTACGTTTGGGGTGAAAGGTGGACTGGAAGCGGCAAAAACATTTATTCAATCGGTTAAGCTTCTATCTCATGTTGCAAATGTTGGGGATTCTAAATCGCTTGTTATCCATCCTGCAAGTACGACTCATTCTAGATTATCTTCAGATGAACAACGTATTACTGGGGTTACGCCAGAGCAAATTCGAATCTCTGTAGGATTGGAAGACGTTCAGGATATCAAAGCTGATATTCATCAGGCTTTGGTTGCTAGTAGAGAGGCTAAATTAACAGAGCAAAGCTAATTTAATCTTGTTTAAAAGTGCAAAGGGAAGAAAGTAAATGATTAGAAAAGGAGAGGAAGCAAGCATTTGGCAGCAATCAAAACAGAGGTTTTAGAAAGTATTGATTTGAACAAGTCAACTGCGTTTACAAAAACATAGAATGCCAAGGGAAACTTTGAGTAGATAACGTATTATTCGTGGTACTCATGAATTAATTTGGATACAAAAAGGGCTCCATGAAATTTTTTTAATTTACGAGGAGCCTTGTGTATAAATTGTCGTATGTTCAAATCTCTATGTCTGAAAAATAAGTAACTAGTTGTCTGATTAGCTTCTAAAAACTGAAATTGTATTAATTCTTCTTATCAATCTTTAACAACTGCATCCGATTGTTAAACAAACTTGGGTAGGATAAAAATCCAAGCATAGCACTTGTTACAATGGCTGTAGTTAAAAGCAGAAAAAGAATAAGCAATTGAAATTGCACTGCTTGTACAGGATCTGCGCCAGCAATAATTTGTCCACTCATCATTCCAGGGAGCTGAACAAGTCCAATTGTTTTCTGGCTTTCAATGGTCGGTATGGTACTAGCTTGAATGGAAGTAATGAGTTGTTTATGAATGGCTTGTTTCGGTGTTCCGCCAAGGGATAGTATTAACTCTGCTTTATCTTGATGTGTTTCAATTTCATTCGTAAATCGATTAAGAAACAAAATGGAAAGCACCATTGAATTTCCAATCATCATGCCACTAACAGGGATAATATATTGAGCTGTTGGAGGTATAATATGAAAGCCAAGTAAAATACTTAATATTAATATTTCGATAAAAACATATGTTGCAACGAGCTTCCATGTAATTCCTTTTATTGTTACACCTTTTTTTCTTGCATTATGTGTAGCAGCAAAAACCATTAACATAATCATAAGTATAATGAAAATCATACTTTTTGAGTTAAATACGAATTGCAAAACATATCCCACTGCCAACAATTGAATCGTTGAGCGAATAACTGCAATAACGGTATCCTTTTCTAATCCTAGCTTAAGCGTTTTTGATAATAAAATAGGTATGAAGACGAAAATAAGGGCCAGTGATAATGTCAAATAGCTCATTCAGTAATCCCCTTTACAAATTGTTTTACTCTTTCATCATTAGGGTTATACAAAAAGCTGCTTTCTCCAGTTTCAATAACTTCTCCATTCATCATCACCCAGGTATATTCTCCAACTGATAAAGCCTGCTGTAAATTATGTGTAATCCATATAATTGTTGTATGATATTTTTTGTTTATTTTTACAATCAGTTCCTCGATATCCTGTTGGGAGACACGGTCTAGTGAAGAAGTAATTTCATCAAGCAATAAAACCTTTGGTCGATTGACAAGTGTCCTGGCTATGGAAACTTTTTGCCGCTGTCCACCAGATAAATCTTTGACATTTCGATGCAAAAATTCCTCGCTTAATTGAACATCACGCAATAATTCCTTTGCTGTTTCCTCGTTTAATTGTTTATCTTGTAATGTTAAGGGTAAGGATAGGTTTGAAAAAACTGTCCCATTTATCATGGTGGCACTTTGTAATGCTAATCCGATATTGCGACGTAATGTGGTTGGTTCATAATCTGTAATCAGTTTATTCTTAATATAAATTTCTCCGGATTGAGGAGAAATAAGACCATTGCATAATCTAAATAATGTTGTCTTTCCAGCACCGGAGGGTCCAACCAATGTTGTTATTTTCCCTTCAGGAAAGGAGCCGGTAATATCCTTTAAGATATGTACGTCTCTATCAGAATAATTCACTTGGTTTAACTGAATCACTGCATTATTGCCTACTGTCATTGTGCTCCACCTTTTACTTATTATATGTCATTTGTTAAAGATAACGATACTATTGTGACTATCCTTATTATCGTTTATTTTTAATAAGGATGCTAAAAATATGCACCAGCTGAATAAGCTAACTAAAAAAGGCATGCTCCAGTGCATGCCTTTTGCAATCTTATAATTTTTGACCATAGTAACGATCTAATGAAAACCCGCGTCCTAATATTTCTGATGCATTTATAAAAATAACAAAGGTTGTAGGTGCTTCTTTTTGCAGCAATTTTTTTAACTGTACGGCCTCTTGTTGTTCAGTTACACAGAGAATCATTGTCTTATCAAGATTAGAATAACCGCCGACAGACCGAACTTTTGTTAGACCGCGGTCTATACCCTCGTGGATAAGGGTTTGAATTTTTTCCTCTTCATCGGTGATTATTAAAAGTAATTTTGTAGCTGATGTTCGCAATTGGACAAAATCAATTGCTTTTCCGCTAATGTAGATTGCTA
This region of Oceanobacillus sp. FSL K6-2867 genomic DNA includes:
- the fetB gene encoding iron export ABC transporter permease subunit FetB, which encodes MSYLTLSLALIFVFIPILLSKTLKLGLEKDTVIAVIRSTIQLLAVGYVLQFVFNSKSMIFIILMIMLMVFAATHNARKKGVTIKGITWKLVATYVFIEILILSILLGFHIIPPTAQYIIPVSGMMIGNSMVLSILFLNRFTNEIETHQDKAELILSLGGTPKQAIHKQLITSIQASTIPTIESQKTIGLVQLPGMMSGQIIAGADPVQAVQFQLLILFLLLTTAIVTSAMLGFLSYPSLFNNRMQLLKIDKKN
- a CDS encoding alpha-L-glutamate ligase, with the translated sequence MSKIYVIHENNEWTEHLLKRLEELNLPFEDWLLDSGKIDLSTAPPEGIFYNRMSASSHTRGNRFAPELTNAVLAWLEHHGRTVINGSRALQLEVSKVLQYLELEKYGVKTPKTIAAVGRENILQAAQAFEGKKFITKHNRAGKGLGVQLFNSISALEKYVDGDTFEEPVDGVTLLQEYIESPESYITRCEFVNGKFLYAVRVDTSEGFELCPADACAIDDLFCPVGEESEQPAKFQVREGFDHPVLKKYERVLAANNIRVAGIEFIEDKDGNIYTYDINTNTNYNSDAEAKSGKYGMLEVAKFLGEELEKLGEPVRS
- the ssuE gene encoding NADPH-dependent FMN reductase — encoded protein: MSEIIVLSGSPSEFSRSEQVLKYLGALLESEQFSVTHISVKDVPYEDLFQGNFNSSSVKEIAAKIQNAKGLIVGSPVYKGAYSGVLKALIDILPQDILKHKPVLPLMTGGSPSHLLAVEYTLKPVLATLKAHNLKGLYLLDRQIDKQKSLPIIDDDILQRTKKQLYYFIQLINNSAAREAVTY
- a CDS encoding LLM class flavin-dependent oxidoreductase, with product MTAKRIFLNAFDMNTPGHQSPGLWAHPDDQSHRYKDSEYWTNLAKTLEKGRFDAVFIADVLGTYDVYGNSRDAAVKNGVQSPVNDPFLIVPYMAAVTKHLGFGITASVTHEHPYTFARKISTLDHLTNGRIGWNIVTSYLKSAAINMGLEDQINHDERYNIADEYLEVCYKLWEESWEDDAVKLDKENRIYTDPNKVHNINHTGKYFKVPGAHLCEPSPQRTPVLYQAGASKKGSAFAANNAELVFIGAPTIETAKATVDKLRKDIEQAGRSKDEVKILTMFVPIVGKTEAEAKEKYNDYQQYISAEGALALFGGWTGVDLSTYEKDQKISYIENDSIRSALENFTRIHPDRPSTVEDVIQSIGIGGMGATAIGTPEQVADEMERWINEAGVDGFNIAYALTPGSFIDFVDLVVPVLQERGLVQTKYKGTTLRDNLFRKGDRLLNSHRGRQNHLLTNQ
- a CDS encoding phosphate ABC transporter ATP-binding protein is translated as MTVGNNAVIQLNQVNYSDRDVHILKDITGSFPEGKITTLVGPSGAGKTTLFRLCNGLISPQSGEIYIKNKLITDYEPTTLRRNIGLALQSATMINGTVFSNLSLPLTLQDKQLNEETAKELLRDVQLSEEFLHRNVKDLSGGQRQKVSIARTLVNRPKVLLLDEITSSLDRVSQQDIEELIVKINKKYHTTIIWITHNLQQALSVGEYTWVMMNGEVIETGESSFLYNPNDERVKQFVKGITE
- a CDS encoding LLM class flavin-dependent oxidoreductase; protein product: MKYGFWLPIFGGWLRNVEDENMPPTYGYAKEVIQHAEKLGYDTTLIAELYLNDIKGIEADSIEAWTTAAALAAVTDKIEIMTAVRPVFHNPAVTAKMAANIDRISNGRFTLNVVSGWWEEEAKQYGGEFTEHNDRYNRTSEFLEVLKGLWTTEDTFSYDGKFYNIANTNLSPKPIQRPNPILYAGGESEKGKQVITSYCDAYVMHGGTVEEVKTKIEDMKERRKKAEKEALQSFSMAAYVICRDTEEEAQEELKRITTVKDAAGYAGMKDFTAKSELEQQLKLQDYSVSNRGLRPNLVGTPEQIAKRILAYEEAGVDQLLLQCSPQLEELERFANQVMPKVEEIRKSLTSI
- a CDS encoding O-acetylhomoserine aminocarboxypropyltransferase/cysteine synthase family protein; the encoded protein is MSNESYDHLKFNTIAQHGGQSIDTHSKARAVPIYQTTSYGFENIDHAASLFQMQEEGYIYSRNANPTNRVLEKRMAELEGGADAFAVSSGQSAITIALLTLAKIGDEIITTNALYGGTYTLFAETFKRFGVTVRFVDGRNLSEVTKAINEKTKAIYTETIGNPGLQIADIKAVSKVAHDHGLPLIVDSTFTTPYLQQPIAFGADIVVHSTTKFIGGHGTSIGGIIVDAGKFDWANGRFPEFTIPVPALNHRSYLELNTESAFIAKARFDLGQNLGMSLSPFNGWLFIQGLESLPLRMKQHVENAKQIAGFLDEHELVTWVNYPGLVGNEQYELANTYLPRGAGSIFTFGVKGGLEAAKTFIQSVKLLSHVANVGDSKSLVIHPASTTHSRLSSDEQRITGVTPEQIRISVGLEDVQDIKADIHQALVASREAKLTEQS
- a CDS encoding SLC13 family permease, producing the protein MKQDFVLVWNRMWQQHKKTKDALNVFAYTKKDSQALKKESGDYKQLNQKEAKPHKANEKKPYSKGQQVGLILGPMLFVLTLIFFYPEGLSTEGRFVLASTLWIATWWITEAIPIPVTSLMPLILLPLTGSMEGSEVASAYGNDIIFLFLGGFFIATAMEKWDLHRRIALFIIAVIGTSTQRILLGFMSATAFLSMWVSNTAAVMMMIPMALAITAQVAATLKGQKDGSDLPKFEKSMLFGVGYAGTIGGFATLIGTPPTIILAGQVRELFGIEISFASWMLFAAPLMIIVLLSTWYYLAKIAFKINLKHIPGGKELIQDERKKLGQISYEEGVVSAVFVFAAFMWISKDFFWSGEGALIYQLPGISDGMIAMMATILLFLIPAKASPRVLEWADSKDIPWGVLLLFGGGLAIAAGFQSSGLSGWLGEQLTILDGLHIFFIIAGATILIMMLTEITSNTATATMIMPILGALAVAIDVHPIALMAPCAIAANCAFMLPVGTPPNAIIFGTGKLKIIEMVKTGFSLNVFSTLLIVLFAYYMLPLVFGIDLTSFPEGLLK